A region from the Muribaculum gordoncarteri genome encodes:
- a CDS encoding DUF2264 domain-containing protein gives MKLGLTFVLACLSLFPIATSAADKAGQTRPDTENTFVLQNPDYQKSPYSGMTRAHWLKAAEYLLNGAFGYIHTLDDPMYFPKQLQKTYPNNDNDTRTAKLEGLARTLFVAAPLLKENPDLTLNGIRVADYYRHQLVSLSDSTSKHYIPHRTGGPSQTLLELGSLAISMKAAEEVLWDALTQKQKDDLAATMLSYGNGPSIGSNWMFFNVFIMSFMKEHGYEVNETQLKDFLEKLLARYRGEGWYNDAPAYDYYSMWAYQSYGPLWAVMWGDKQYPELARRFLANQNDMIDNYPYMFNRDGRMNMWGRSICYRFAAVTPLPLIEYGKHEGVNYGWLRRIASSTLLQFMQHPEFLENGVPTMGFYGPFAPAVQIYSCRGSVYWCGKAFLGLLLPEDSEYWSAVENNGPWESDLLPGKVYHKFQPATNLLITDYPNSGASEMRSWCHETVAADWQKFRSSENYNKLAYNTEFPWMADGDNGEVSMNYATKNRDNRWEVLRLYTFRSFDDDVYRRDAVLETDTTVRYQLADISLPDGILRIDKVSTGNPTQVRLGNYSLPQLDGDIKEMTRTLDKGYTASIIDNGDYQLATVALKGWKNGVKVQRPKGLHPVSSICAVPVTEADVNDSDIFVTLHLWKKSDNAFTDKELRPVKSVKISKDRKQVTVKLADGRTKTVNFN, from the coding sequence ATGAAATTAGGACTGACTTTTGTGTTGGCCTGCCTCTCATTGTTTCCCATTGCGACATCGGCAGCCGACAAGGCCGGGCAAACACGACCCGATACCGAAAACACCTTTGTATTGCAAAACCCCGACTATCAGAAAAGCCCCTATAGCGGAATGACGAGGGCGCATTGGCTGAAAGCCGCCGAATATCTGCTCAACGGAGCATTCGGCTACATCCACACCCTCGACGACCCTATGTACTTCCCCAAGCAGCTCCAGAAGACCTATCCCAACAACGACAACGACACCCGCACAGCCAAGCTTGAAGGATTGGCGCGAACACTCTTTGTGGCCGCTCCGCTGCTCAAGGAGAACCCCGACCTCACCCTCAACGGCATACGCGTGGCCGACTACTACCGCCATCAGCTCGTGAGCCTCTCCGACTCCACGAGCAAGCACTACATCCCCCACCGCACCGGTGGCCCGAGCCAGACACTGCTTGAACTCGGTTCGCTCGCCATATCCATGAAAGCCGCCGAGGAGGTGCTGTGGGACGCCCTGACCCAGAAGCAGAAGGACGACCTGGCAGCCACGATGCTGAGCTACGGCAACGGCCCGTCGATTGGCTCCAACTGGATGTTTTTCAACGTATTCATCATGAGCTTCATGAAGGAGCACGGATATGAGGTAAACGAAACACAATTAAAGGATTTTCTTGAAAAGCTCCTTGCCCGATACCGTGGCGAGGGATGGTACAACGACGCTCCGGCCTACGACTACTACAGCATGTGGGCCTATCAGAGCTACGGCCCGCTGTGGGCTGTGATGTGGGGCGACAAGCAATATCCCGAACTGGCCCGCCGGTTCCTCGCCAACCAAAACGACATGATCGACAACTATCCCTATATGTTCAACCGCGACGGACGCATGAACATGTGGGGACGCAGCATCTGCTACCGTTTTGCCGCCGTGACCCCGCTGCCGCTGATCGAATACGGCAAGCACGAAGGAGTCAACTACGGATGGCTGCGACGCATAGCATCGTCGACACTGCTGCAGTTCATGCAACACCCCGAGTTCCTTGAAAACGGAGTGCCTACGATGGGCTTCTACGGCCCCTTTGCCCCGGCGGTGCAGATCTACTCGTGCCGAGGCAGCGTCTACTGGTGTGGCAAGGCATTCCTCGGCCTGCTGCTCCCAGAGGATTCGGAGTACTGGTCGGCAGTGGAAAACAACGGCCCGTGGGAAAGCGACCTGCTTCCAGGAAAGGTCTACCACAAGTTCCAGCCTGCTACCAATCTGCTCATAACCGACTATCCCAACTCGGGAGCATCGGAAATGCGCTCATGGTGCCATGAAACGGTAGCAGCCGACTGGCAGAAGTTCCGCAGCTCCGAGAACTACAACAAGCTCGCCTACAACACTGAATTTCCCTGGATGGCCGACGGTGACAACGGCGAGGTGTCGATGAACTATGCCACCAAAAACCGCGACAACCGCTGGGAAGTATTGAGGCTCTACACGTTCCGCAGCTTCGACGACGATGTGTACCGCCGTGACGCGGTGCTTGAAACCGACACGACAGTACGCTATCAGTTGGCCGACATATCGCTCCCCGACGGCATCCTGCGCATCGACAAGGTGTCGACAGGCAATCCCACCCAAGTGCGCCTCGGCAACTACTCGCTGCCTCAGCTCGACGGCGACATAAAGGAGATGACTCGCACACTCGACAAGGGCTACACGGCCAGCATCATCGACAACGGCGACTATCAGCTCGCAACCGTTGCCCTTAAAGGATGGAAGAACGGCGTTAAGGTTCAGCGTCCCAAGGGTCTGCACCCCGTCAGCTCAATATGTGCGGTACCCGTGACCGAAGCCGATGTCAACGACAGCGACATATTCGTGACCCTGCACCTGTGGAAGAAGAGCGACAACGCGTTCACCGACAAGGAGCTGCGTCCCGTAAAATCGGTAAAAATATCCAAGGACCGCAAACAGGTCACCGTAAAGCTCGCCGACGGCCGCACCAAAACCGTCAACTTCAACTAA
- a CDS encoding DDE transposase: MKLRKISEITATLPFTEFDFMQKYRESFAVSELGRIHAQLPLKELAEKIRSHFPKTHPQGNTPMFPPEGEVALMFLKPYTGQSDDGLIEMLNGSIHIQMFCGVLIDPANPIKNGKIVSAIRQRIAGALDIKELQKLLYDKWGGLLKDKNLCLTDATCYESHLRFPTDVKLLWECCEWIQSLIKKTCKALKERLPRNKYRDIDRDRLTYAKHRKHTRAATAKLRRRLLGLLSKQIGQWNRICKIHTVDITLTAEQSKRLSALKEVYRQQSALAQKKEVKHRIVSIDRPYIRPIVRGKENKRVEFGVKVNNIQIDGISFIEHHSFEAFNEGVRLQECIEYQQELTGIKVTRVGADTIYANNDNRRYCTENGMTTCFVRKGPKPKDEDADISTARRIIGTLRSTAMEGSFGNQKQHYSVGRIAARNSRSETLLLFFGIHMANAATLAARQLAIEEKEKQLQKQRA; this comes from the coding sequence GTGAAGTTACGAAAAATATCCGAGATTACGGCCACGTTGCCGTTTACCGAGTTCGATTTCATGCAAAAATATCGCGAGAGTTTTGCCGTAAGCGAGCTCGGGCGCATCCATGCGCAATTGCCATTGAAAGAACTGGCAGAGAAAATCCGTTCGCATTTTCCCAAAACGCATCCTCAGGGCAACACTCCGATGTTCCCGCCGGAGGGAGAGGTGGCGCTGATGTTTCTCAAGCCATATACCGGACAGTCGGATGACGGCCTGATCGAGATGCTCAACGGCAGTATACACATACAGATGTTCTGCGGGGTGCTCATAGATCCGGCCAACCCCATAAAGAACGGCAAGATAGTCAGTGCTATCCGTCAGCGTATAGCCGGAGCTCTTGATATCAAAGAACTACAGAAATTGCTGTATGACAAGTGGGGCGGTTTGTTAAAAGACAAGAACCTGTGCCTGACCGACGCCACCTGTTACGAGAGCCATCTGCGATTCCCGACAGATGTAAAGCTGTTGTGGGAATGCTGCGAGTGGATTCAATCACTTATAAAAAAGACCTGCAAGGCGTTGAAGGAACGGTTGCCACGCAACAAGTATCGTGATATTGACCGCGACAGACTCACCTATGCCAAGCATCGCAAGCACACCAGGGCGGCAACCGCCAAACTCCGCCGTCGATTGCTCGGCCTGCTTTCCAAACAGATAGGTCAATGGAACAGAATCTGCAAGATACACACCGTTGACATCACGCTCACCGCAGAGCAAAGCAAGCGTCTCAGTGCATTAAAAGAGGTGTATCGCCAGCAGAGCGCACTTGCTCAGAAAAAGGAGGTGAAACACCGTATCGTCAGCATAGACCGTCCGTACATCCGTCCTATTGTCAGAGGCAAGGAGAACAAGCGAGTGGAGTTCGGAGTCAAGGTCAACAACATCCAGATTGACGGAATTTCATTCATCGAACACCATTCCTTCGAAGCCTTCAACGAGGGCGTGAGATTACAGGAGTGTATTGAATATCAACAGGAACTGACCGGTATCAAAGTGACCAGGGTAGGGGCAGACACCATCTATGCCAACAACGACAACCGGCGGTATTGCACCGAAAACGGCATGACGACCTGTTTTGTCCGCAAAGGCCCGAAGCCCAAGGATGAAGATGCTGACATAAGCACAGCCCGACGAATAATCGGGACACTGCGCTCTACCGCCATGGAGGGCAGTTTCGGTAATCAGAAACAACACTACAGCGTTGGCCGGATAGCGGCACGCAACTCCCGCAGCGAAACCCTGCTGCTCTTTTTCGGCATCCACATGGCAAACGCCGCAACACTTGCCGCCCGACAACTCGCCATCGAAGAAAAAGAGAAGCAGTTACAAAAACAGCGAGCGTGA
- a CDS encoding S41 family peptidase, which translates to MTNHKYFKTILLSAAIVTMGFCFTACDDDDPILPGTGIETAQWSAVNDADLKGQTLIYEFEAPASWTALSNEEWCEVLTPSGYQGKSSLRMKVEPNDGKLGRSAEVSVQIDGYAEPCVLIIRQGEGVVEKGEGRFRDINQWTLDIMSDYYLWNENIPDILLDHSLDYDLFLAQILDGVAENDDANHDDGLWDNGERVSYYSNIQSNAPLSRATGESYNDAGLAIQATILGPNDDDPCGFTVMFVTPGTAAEEAGVHRGDFITKVNNIPVTQNNYSQLGNSLLNGNVTVDLNSVKFNNGVATITNRVPSVMIAKSSYIDPAIYKSTVVTAANGKKIGYLLYMNFHMDYDSQLLQVFNQFKAEGIDELVIDLRYNNGGHVLSSTVLGTLVAGQSHQGQTYLRTTYNSARTAAGEVGVYNIGEAANPETANGYDKISQAIDSSLDLKRVYVIGTRITASASELLINGLRGLDIDVRLVGTTTQGKNCGMEGWQKRAGNYTFTLYPITFYCENAKGFRDYAEGFKPDFEYDDTNIYPGDFGTMEDQLSGIALTWAATGNKPSFESTGSRASTGIYVLKPTNEMKSQFTRNMGGSRTIVKAM; encoded by the coding sequence ATGACTAACCATAAATATTTCAAAACAATACTCCTGTCGGCAGCAATCGTCACTATGGGATTCTGCTTCACAGCCTGTGATGACGACGACCCCATACTACCCGGCACCGGCATAGAAACGGCACAATGGTCGGCCGTAAACGATGCCGATCTCAAAGGTCAGACTCTGATCTACGAATTCGAAGCGCCCGCATCATGGACGGCATTAAGCAATGAAGAATGGTGTGAGGTGCTCACACCTTCCGGATATCAGGGAAAAAGCTCGCTTCGCATGAAAGTCGAGCCAAATGACGGCAAGCTCGGACGCTCGGCCGAAGTCAGCGTTCAGATCGACGGATATGCCGAACCTTGTGTGCTGATTATACGCCAGGGTGAAGGCGTGGTTGAAAAGGGCGAAGGCCGCTTCCGCGACATCAATCAGTGGACACTCGACATTATGTCGGACTATTATCTCTGGAACGAGAACATTCCCGACATACTCCTCGACCACAGCTTAGACTACGACCTGTTCCTCGCTCAAATCCTTGACGGTGTTGCTGAGAACGATGATGCAAACCACGATGACGGTCTATGGGACAACGGCGAGCGTGTAAGCTACTACTCCAATATCCAGAGCAACGCGCCACTTTCGCGTGCCACAGGTGAATCTTACAACGATGCCGGTCTTGCTATTCAGGCCACCATACTCGGGCCCAACGATGATGACCCCTGCGGTTTCACCGTGATGTTCGTCACCCCGGGAACCGCTGCCGAAGAAGCCGGCGTGCATCGTGGCGACTTCATCACCAAGGTCAACAACATCCCGGTGACTCAGAACAACTATAGTCAGCTCGGCAACTCGCTGCTCAACGGCAACGTGACCGTCGATCTCAACTCCGTTAAGTTCAACAACGGCGTAGCCACAATCACCAACCGCGTTCCCTCGGTTATGATCGCCAAATCATCCTATATCGATCCGGCCATCTACAAATCGACAGTCGTAACCGCTGCCAACGGCAAGAAAATAGGCTATCTGCTCTACATGAACTTCCACATGGACTACGACTCTCAGTTGCTTCAAGTATTCAACCAGTTCAAAGCCGAAGGCATTGATGAGCTTGTAATCGACCTTCGCTACAACAACGGCGGCCACGTATTGTCAAGCACCGTACTTGGTACTCTTGTAGCAGGTCAATCCCATCAGGGACAGACCTATCTGCGCACAACCTACAATTCGGCCCGAACAGCAGCCGGCGAGGTGGGTGTCTACAACATTGGAGAAGCCGCAAACCCCGAGACAGCAAACGGCTACGATAAGATATCTCAGGCAATCGACAGCTCGCTCGATCTCAAACGCGTATATGTGATCGGAACCCGGATTACTGCATCAGCCAGCGAACTGCTCATAAACGGTTTGCGCGGTCTTGACATCGATGTACGACTCGTCGGCACCACCACCCAAGGAAAGAACTGCGGAATGGAAGGATGGCAGAAACGCGCAGGCAACTATACGTTTACGCTTTATCCAATTACATTCTATTGTGAGAATGCCAAAGGTTTCCGTGACTACGCCGAAGGATTCAAGCCCGACTTTGAATATGATGACACAAACATCTATCCGGGCGATTTCGGAACAATGGAAGATCAACTCTCGGGAATCGCTCTGACATGGGCTGCTACCGGCAACAAGCCATCGTTTGAATCAACCGGCTCACGTGCATCAACAGGCATATACGTGCTCAAGCCGACAAATGAAATGAAATCACAATTCACCCGCAACATGGGAGGATCTCGCACAATTGTAAAGGCAATGTAA
- a CDS encoding ATP-binding protein, with translation MANNNILRLHRKLFFPLVGLLWLIIGITITYFVIHEKQRLKYNLENRLVNVNNTVIEAYEKGADMQKTVDFIQLFTGNTTLDPLRITVYDNKGVMIADNPEATILVYDAAGNMLPEFKRLGGGGANASVSDLSIDGNKLMVSTKRSADGQVRSFAALPYKGEVIDFLSIDPMVWIVVIILGILSSALAYWGVRVVCKNVYALRNLAQAISTDQLPDDADTWEFSDDELGDVSRKLLTLYRDKIHAEREKMHHERQIGMNVSHELNTPVGIIKGYLDTVLADENMPDELKRKFLMRAQQNTDRLANLVSDVSMVMRLQEGGAIECGNLDFHNMTAQLAEDIAQGHIADNMTFICDIPEDCRVKGHESLLNNALLNLIYNAAQYSGGTRMSLRWTGENEGMHRFEFVDDGCGVDDVHLARLFDLFYRVDTGRARKNGGAGLGLPLVHRIITAMGGDITVENAPGGGLRFTFTLPAA, from the coding sequence ATGGCAAATAATAATATTTTACGACTTCATAGGAAGCTTTTCTTCCCGCTTGTGGGGTTGTTATGGCTTATCATAGGCATAACAATCACATACTTTGTCATACATGAGAAGCAGCGCTTGAAGTACAATCTTGAGAATCGCCTGGTGAATGTGAACAACACGGTGATCGAGGCTTACGAGAAAGGTGCCGATATGCAGAAGACGGTCGATTTCATTCAGCTCTTTACCGGAAACACCACGCTCGACCCGCTGCGTATCACGGTTTACGACAATAAGGGAGTGATGATTGCCGATAATCCTGAAGCTACGATTTTGGTATATGATGCTGCCGGAAATATGCTGCCTGAATTTAAGCGGCTTGGCGGTGGCGGCGCTAATGCGTCGGTAAGCGATTTGTCGATCGATGGCAACAAGCTAATGGTCAGCACAAAAAGGAGTGCTGACGGGCAGGTGCGCTCCTTTGCGGCATTGCCTTATAAGGGTGAGGTTATCGACTTCCTCAGCATCGACCCTATGGTGTGGATAGTGGTGATAATACTTGGTATATTGTCGTCGGCGTTGGCCTACTGGGGAGTCAGAGTTGTGTGCAAGAATGTCTATGCGCTTCGCAATCTTGCGCAGGCCATCTCCACCGACCAACTTCCCGATGACGCTGACACGTGGGAGTTCTCCGATGACGAACTCGGCGATGTTTCCCGCAAGCTCTTGACCTTATACCGCGATAAGATTCATGCCGAACGTGAAAAGATGCACCATGAGCGACAGATAGGGATGAATGTAAGCCATGAGCTGAACACCCCCGTGGGAATCATCAAGGGTTATCTTGACACGGTGTTGGCCGATGAAAATATGCCCGATGAGTTGAAGCGTAAGTTCCTTATGCGCGCCCAGCAGAATACCGACCGCCTGGCCAATCTGGTGAGTGATGTGAGCATGGTCATGCGTCTGCAGGAGGGTGGGGCAATAGAGTGCGGCAACCTCGACTTCCACAACATGACGGCTCAGCTTGCCGAGGATATAGCACAAGGCCACATAGCCGACAATATGACCTTCATCTGCGACATTCCCGAGGATTGCCGTGTAAAGGGCCATGAATCGCTACTGAACAACGCATTGCTTAACCTGATTTACAATGCCGCGCAATACTCGGGCGGAACGCGCATGTCGTTGCGTTGGACGGGCGAGAACGAGGGTATGCATCGGTTTGAGTTTGTCGACGACGGATGCGGGGTTGATGATGTGCATCTTGCCCGGCTGTTTGACCTGTTTTATCGTGTCGACACGGGACGCGCACGCAAAAATGGAGGCGCGGGGCTCGGATTGCCTCTCGTCCACCGAATCATCACTGCAATGGGCGGCGACATCACAGTAGAGAACGCTCCCGGCGGAGGCCTCAGATTCACCTTCACGCTCCCTGCCGCATAA
- a CDS encoding bifunctional metallophosphatase/5'-nucleotidase translates to MKRILTLFSALTAVMGLSLNASSMTTIKLLQTSDIHGNFFPYNFITRQPSAGSLARVYGAVKEARQRYGDNVILLDNGDILQGQPTVYYYNFVDTVTPHVASRMMNFMRYDAGNVGNHDVETGRKVLERWSRQCDMPVLGANIIDTATGEPAFTPYKVVEHDGVKVAILGLLTPAIPAWLPEVLWKGLRFDDMEATARKWIPIIKERENPDVIVGVFHAGQRGNTLVKYRENPSLEIAERVPGFDVVLMGHDHRRENKKVVNVEGDTVLVMNPANNGVVLTDITMTFKRDDDGRIIDKHIDGELRHMSDYEPDADFMAKFAPDMAVIKEYVDTPIGEFTSSITTRDAYFGPSEFVDLIHELQLGITGADISFAAPLSYDATIDAGPITVSDMFNLYKYENMLYVMELTGQEVKDYLEEAYSLWSKTMTSPSDHLLLFKEEPTQGDESRSTLKNPSYNFDSAAGIIYEVDVRKPKGEKVTIKSMADGKEFDPARTYRVALNSYRGNGGGELLTKGAGIPHDKLTERIVFATDLDLRHYLTDYIKKQGKVNPRKLNQWRFIPEEWTREAAKRDYKILFPR, encoded by the coding sequence ATGAAACGAATACTGACCCTTTTCTCCGCCTTGACGGCTGTTATGGGACTATCTCTTAACGCATCCTCCATGACTACTATAAAACTGCTTCAGACAAGCGACATACACGGAAACTTCTTCCCCTACAACTTCATAACCCGACAACCTTCGGCAGGAAGCCTTGCGCGTGTCTACGGAGCCGTAAAGGAGGCGCGACAGCGCTATGGCGACAATGTGATTTTGCTCGACAACGGCGATATTCTCCAGGGACAGCCCACTGTGTACTACTACAACTTTGTTGACACGGTGACTCCCCACGTGGCATCGCGAATGATGAACTTCATGCGCTACGATGCCGGCAATGTCGGCAACCACGATGTCGAAACCGGACGCAAGGTGCTTGAGCGCTGGAGCCGACAGTGCGACATGCCAGTGTTGGGTGCCAATATCATTGACACTGCCACCGGCGAGCCGGCATTCACTCCCTATAAGGTTGTGGAGCACGACGGGGTGAAGGTGGCTATTCTCGGACTGCTCACTCCGGCCATACCCGCATGGCTGCCCGAAGTGCTGTGGAAGGGGCTGCGGTTTGACGACATGGAGGCCACTGCCCGCAAGTGGATTCCGATAATCAAGGAGCGCGAGAATCCCGATGTGATAGTGGGTGTGTTCCATGCAGGACAGCGCGGCAACACTCTGGTGAAATATCGCGAGAATCCTTCGCTTGAGATAGCCGAGCGCGTGCCCGGATTTGATGTAGTGCTTATGGGGCATGACCATCGCCGCGAAAACAAGAAGGTGGTGAATGTCGAGGGCGATACGGTGCTGGTGATGAATCCTGCCAACAACGGTGTCGTGCTTACCGACATAACGATGACCTTCAAGCGTGACGACGACGGACGAATAATCGACAAGCACATCGACGGTGAGCTTCGACACATGTCGGACTATGAGCCCGATGCCGACTTCATGGCCAAGTTTGCTCCCGACATGGCTGTCATCAAGGAGTATGTCGACACACCCATCGGCGAATTCACAAGCAGCATCACCACGCGCGACGCCTACTTCGGCCCGTCGGAGTTTGTCGATCTTATTCATGAGCTTCAGCTTGGAATAACGGGAGCCGACATCTCGTTTGCCGCTCCGCTCTCCTACGATGCCACTATCGATGCCGGCCCTATAACGGTGAGCGACATGTTCAATCTCTACAAGTACGAAAACATGCTCTATGTCATGGAGCTTACCGGGCAGGAGGTCAAGGACTACCTTGAGGAAGCTTACTCGCTGTGGAGCAAAACGATGACTTCGCCATCCGACCATCTGCTCCTTTTCAAGGAGGAGCCTACCCAGGGTGATGAGAGCCGCTCTACACTTAAGAATCCGAGCTATAACTTTGACTCGGCGGCGGGTATCATCTATGAGGTGGATGTGAGAAAGCCCAAGGGCGAGAAGGTTACGATAAAGAGCATGGCCGACGGCAAGGAGTTTGACCCCGCCCGCACCTATCGCGTGGCACTGAACTCTTATCGCGGAAACGGCGGCGGTGAATTGCTTACAAAGGGTGCCGGCATTCCTCACGACAAGTTGACCGAGCGCATCGTGTTTGCTACCGACCTTGACCTGCGACACTACCTCACCGACTACATAAAGAAGCAGGGCAAAGTTAATCCGCGCAAGCTCAACCAGTGGCGTTTCATTCCCGAAGAGTGGACCCGCGAGGCGGCCAAGCGCGATTATAAGATTCTCTTTCCGCGATGA